TCTTGGGTGTTCCTTACTGCATTTGATCCAAAATACTTTACCTGCCATTTGCTTTCCAATGGGAaatgttgccatagaaacaagCTGATCCAGTTCAGGAACAAATGAACATCATGCCATGCATAGGAATTTTATTCACCTTTTATTTATCACCTTACCTAtagagataaataaaatgtaaatactcCAGTTAATCAACACATTCATACAGCTGTTCAAAACTGTGTGCTTTTTATGTACAAGCGTACTCCAGACAGCACACAAAGCAAGCCTCACACAATCAACAATATCTCAAATTGTATGTAACATTGAGAAAAGTATTCTGTAAACCTGACCACATAAACACATTCTCcatcatgtggtctgataagtaaaataaaactacaagcaaatttcccttctcttttatttgtctttctttaatacCAAATTGCCCTTGATCATTATGCAAGGTTAGGAACAGGGAAGCTCACAATCACCTTTGGTATGCCACAGAAATAGGACATTCCTCATTACATTCTATATATATGCAGCTGATGTTCCTTGTGGTTTATGTGATATGCTACAAGCATAAACACTTTCAGTTTTGGCACTAGAGAGAAAAGAGCATGGGATGAAACTAAAATCCATGTACCTAATTACATACTTGGAGATGTAATGAGTCATCTACAGTATCTATCAATTAGCTGGTATTTCTATTGATTCACCTGCATCCATCCCCCAGTGACATCTAAACATCTGGGTTTACTAGACAAACATACACAGCTGTCACCGTGTACCAGCCTACGTCACACTGTTATAAAAATGCTAACAAGAAATACTTTGCAGTACAGGTCACAAGTGAACCATCTGAGTGTTTTAGCACCAGCTCAGACATCAATCTCTAGTACTAAATTAGAGAATCCAGAGCTGCTTTGTATCTAAGATGCTACAGAAATTCATATGGAAAGTGCTTCTGAAATTAAACCGCTGAATTGAAAATGATGAGTATTTAAGAGCAAATGACTTTAAATCCAAATATCCTATATAGCACTCAAAATATCAACCAATATTACCTCTCACAGACCcagtgtatacactgtatattgtaattgttttaGTTTGAGGCAAAACCACACATTTTATTGTCACCATGGAGACAGCTTCACTGAGATGATTGCATGATTTTCACAGAAAAATGGACAGTGCACAGATCTGTTGAGAAAAAACTCATTTTGAATTCTCGTCAAACCCAGAACTGGCCTCAAGCCATGTCTAATTTTGTAAACGAAGCACTGAAATGTGGCTTATGTTGGAAAAACAATACAACTTTCATACGTGTTGAACTCAAACCACTTTCACACTTGCTGGCACTGGAAAATTATAGCACATTTATATGTGACCACTGTGTGGGTCTGGGAGAACCACTAAACTGGATGTAATGTGCAAATTTGAGAGTGTTTATGAGCTTTGTCATTGCAGTCCAGACAGACGTTAAGTGCACAAATATGAAGCATTTTGATTGGATTTTCAGTCTGCATTTAGTTCAGTATTTGGCTTTGTCTGGGTTACCACTTTTTCAGTTTGACTGACACAATGGCCACCGCAAAAATAAGACAACACCCTATGAAGACAGAATGTGACAGTGACAGAAGCAGACTACGAGACCACAACAAACCCCTGGGCAGTTACCACATCTGGCTTTTTCTTTACGTCTTCTTTTCAATACACTGTGAATTTCACAGCTTCATTTCCCTGTCCCAATTTTCTGCACTCCGCACTAGTATTTTATTGCATCACATCCTCTGTTGAATTTAGAGTTATTTCGGGTGTACTCCAAATGACCCCATTTTCTTATACTTTCTGATATTGGTTTTCTCTCTTGACCAGTAGTCGCAGCAAACAGAAATCTTAAGACAGCTAAGTGCTTCCAAAGGTGTGAGTGTaattttttaaaccacattgtAAGTGTTTTAACACATGAAGCAAAGGTTTTCATGACAAACAAACATCACAGAACAAGCATATGTAGAGCTTAGACGGACTCAGTTGAGGGAGTTGGAATGtttaagtgaaagaaaaaagagaaacagagaaaaatctAATGATGGAACGTTGGATGTTTGGGTTGATAAGAGTCAGGTTagtcaaagttgatgtgttaaTCTGATCATGCAGCATGACTCACTCCATATTCACAGGGAAATGCGCTTACGAACTCGGAAGGAGGAGGGGACAAAGCCCTGATGTTTGTAACCATGACAACCCTGACCATTTGAGAAAGGGGCTGAACGATTTTTAGGTGCTATTTTGATAGCCTGTGACACTCTACCTCATCTGTGTGGAATGTTCTAGAATTCCCTGTCTACTTTGATCAGCATCATGTTCCCCAccccaaacccacacacacacacacacacacacacacacacacacacacacacacacacacacacacacacacacacacacacacacacacacacacacacacacacacacacacacacacacacacacacgctccccAGGAGGCACAGAGACATAGTTTACTCCTAACAGTAGAAATGTCTTCACTTTAGCCATCCATTCATTGTCTGCAGCTAAACAgacttttcctcttttctgttCAATCATGTTGCAACTTCATTAGATGGTACACAATTTGTAACTTGATTGATTTTCTCAAGATAATCTCTTTTTGATCATCTTCAGGCACTGTTTCTTACTACTATACCACTCTTGAAACATAACAATACCCAAAAGCTGATATTTTTAGGTATTGTATGCATTTTGTCAGCAAGGGCttaataaaactaattaaatcATTTGTAACCCaagaaaatgaattttttttatatttgggTGAAAATTCTAAATCCTGGGACTAAATCTTGTGAACAGATCTTTCTATGCTGCTTATTCAGTCCAGCCAATCTACAGAGTTCAAACATGGGccatcattaattttttttgttaaatgtttgtGTCTGCCATATGGTTAATCATTCCTATACTAATGAAAAAAGTTATTGTGTAGGCAGGAATACAGTCTTGTGTTGCAACTACACTAAGTAAAGACCGCAGATGAACCTCCTCCTGACATGCTCCTTATAGACAAGTGGTCGACTGGGAAGCAAGTTTTTGGGAGCAAAACAGGGTTTAGCTCCATACCACACCGAGCCCAAAGTAAACCATGAAAAAGGATGCATCTGAAAAAAGCACACCATGGAGCCAGAATCAAAACAGGAACACTCAAATGCTGCATAGGTTTTCTTGCGGACAACCTAGTGAATAAAACTGCTGTTTTTAGTAACAACTGTCCCACTGGCCAATGACTAGGATAATAAACAGAATAGACAAACTGAAAAGCAGCAGTTGCAGTGTATGTAGGGAAAGAAGTTTACCATCTAGGACAAAGTCTTTTATATACAAATTCGACTTGTGCAAGTGCTCCTCCACCATGCCATTAACTAGGCACAAAACAATTTCAAAGCACTTTGTGCAAGTGAATCTTTCCAgtattctgcttttattctcTTCCCACTCTCAATATTCCCACTCATCAGTCTTCATGTCCAGGTAGCTGAGGATGTTCTGGGCATATTTTACCGCTTGTTTACGGGCTGTTTTTGTTCCCTGGTCCCCCTGAGGGTCCACAGCATCCAGAGCCAGAAGCTGCTTGGTCAGCAACTCCTCAAGCACCATGTAACTCTTGTCAGCTCTCTTGCCATCAAAGCCGAGCACTTGGAAATGCAGGTCAGAGAGGCTGGCAAGGACATGCCACACGGCTGCGTGAGGTGGAGGTTCATCTGGTCCAGGGTTCCGGCGGCCGAGGGCTTCCCGGAGGTCAAGATAGGTGATCACTGCCTGGATCTCCAGCACAGCCCTTCTCCGTGCCTCTCTAATGCAGGGGTTCCGTCCGGTGTCCACTTGGTCCAGATGAGTTAGAAGActctgaagctccgccccctggcCTGCCATACCCTGTCTCAGTACCTCTCCCCGCAGCACAGACACACGGCCTCGGATGGCCTCAATTTCACGGATGGAGTCATTTTGCGTCAGGTCATACctggaaatgaaaaatgagaacATTACCATCAAATGTAGATGCAGATTCTTGTACAGTTGCTTCTGTAAAAAGCAAAACTAAAATGGTTGCATACAACTGTTATACAGTGCACAGGCAAATGTCATGAAAGTAGCCTCTCAAAAATAAAAGGTGCCAGAAAATGTTCTTGATGTCATAGTAGAAGCCGTTTGTTTTCCAAAACCAGCTTTTTGATTGATAGAACTTTAACCATTTTTATTGGTGCCACAGAAGactaaacaaattttttttccaacataaaTGTTGCCAAAGTTGCTAAACAATCACACGTTAAAAGGTTCTTTATGGAAAATCAAATATatctcttttggaaagctattGTATCGCTCTAAAGAaccttttctgtctcctttatttttaaaagtgtaccTGAGAAACAGTGTGGGCACATGTCCTGTAAATTGTTtgagatttataaaaaaaaaaaaaaaaaagcatccattTGCCTAATATGATCAACATGGGTCAATCAATATtgatttatagtttatttatgaaattaacatatataaaattattcacacatctctttatttttctgaaaaaaacgCATTCTTACTCCACATGTATCCAAGTCTCAGCAGCTGTATGTAATTGCAGTTTTTGCAGTTCTTGGGGTGTGAAGAGCTGTACTATAAATAAAAACGAGAGTCTGTGGGTTTATGGATGGTGGTGATCAGAGAGGAATTTTCTAATTGAATATTTAAGACAGGGTATGCAATACCCCATGTATACCCCAGAGTGAAATTTGgagaacaaacaaataaataaatggtgttGTGCATCCCATATTCCACCATTTCACTATCACATCTACATGCACAGGGGAGTGCTGTTGCTCAgagattttctttatttctatatCTTAACCAActcaacaataaaatatattacatatcaAAATCTACACTATGAAAATAGCTATAGGGAGAAGCATTCAACTCCTCAACTCTGAAGTCTTTATAACCTGCACTGCTCTGTTATCTAACAAGGCCCTGTAACTAAATTTGTCTACAAACACCAGAACCCATCCATGGGGGAATCTGCTGACGACAAATATTTTCTCATGCAGCTTAATAAATATGCTACACCGCTCTCTCAGAAAGTTCATAAGAAATTCACAATGAGATTTGAGTGTTGTACTTGAATATAACTGCATTTCAGGAGCTCTATAAGAGCCTTTTACACCAAGTTAAACATAGTAGTCTTGTTATTTCTGTTAAGCAGTTGTCGGCGAACAGATTTTCACGTGTTCACCACGCACATTTCCGTCTGCAGACAAAGTTTACTGGTTGAGTTAcactttaaacacattaaattaaacttaaattaaGTTACATTGCGTTTCTTAAACATACATATGAAACAGACCATAAAGGAAAGGCAGTAATTAGTCTTTGTAAAAAATACCAAggctggcatttatcaacactATAATTCCAAAATAAGAGATGGTAAAAACACTGCACATTTTTAAGCGCATGTGTGTGCCCATTACCTGCGAGTGTCATCTCCCTCCCCCTCCAGATCGAGGTGTTTAAGGAGGCCGTTGATCTCTTCCACCACCTGCTTCCTGTAGTTCCTGACGGCTGAGTTACTGGACACGTCCAGTGCATCCAGCTCCACTAACAGCTCAGTGAGGACACGTGCTAGGTGGGCACAGCTGTCCCGCCCACTCAACCCCATCAGCAGAGCAACCAGCTGGCAGCGGGCACCACTCACCTGCAAATACATTCATCAGTCAGTCCCTGCATCGGCTGTCTAGTGCCCCTAAACTAGTAAAAAAGCCTAATAAGTAAAGAAAGCACAAAAAATTTGTCGTGAACCAGATTTAATCAGTTAAACCTGGTGTTTTTCATATTGCTAACCTGCACCATCACATGATTGATGCGCTGCACGGCCTCATGGGTCTCATCAGACAGAGGCAACGCAAGTGTGTGCGTGCGAACGCGGCcctccagcacatcctgtaCAGCGCAGACGCGGGTAAGAGCGCGGTAACGGGCCTTCCTGAGCGGCACACTTCCGCCTGTCTTGATCTGGGCCAGGCGCATTGCCACATCCTGCACAGCTTCCACAAGGTCCTCACCAGTCTCCGCTGCATCCTGAGCCTGTCCTTGCCGAAATGGAGCCACCACCCCTGCCAGCAGGAGCCTCTGTGCCTCCTGGCTCAGCTCTTCTATAGCTATTCGAGATGGGTGAGTAGCATTACCCTCCAGGTAGCGCAACAACCCCTCCACCTCCCCTGCTGCCCGCTTCCGAGCCTGCTGCAGCTCCATCCGTCCCTCTGTCTCCACCTTGGAGGTaagacacacatatataatcatCAACTGGGTGTAAAgtacaataatatataatacctACAAGTCATCATACAGACTAGAAGTTTAGCTTCCATTATATCTGACAGTAAGTTAAATACGTTTTTACTATTCTCtactattttaataataatgaagacattaacagtattcctgatgaagGTTTGCACATTCTTGGGatcttctcaaccagcttcatgcAAAAGGCTTTTCTTAAAGTTTACAAACAGGCCAAGCGTTTTTTCACTGCTTCTATAGgttctaaatgaaaactatTTGTTGGGAAacaatttcattaatttcactATTGGCATTTCTCTTAGAATAAATTTCAAGAAATAAGCTTTATCAAAATGTTACTAAGACATCGAAAAATTAGTGTTAAATCTAGCATGTTCAGACATTTGACTCATTTACAATTTGTATATAATAACACCTAAAAACATTCCACATACATAGCCTGTTGCTGAATAAAGCCAAGTTCCTGACACATTTTAGAGAAGACAGAATCCCAGGATCATGTACCAAACTCATAACACGTTCCTGACACATGACATTATTCAAGTGGCGCAAGATTCTCTATGTAAAGTTTAGCATCCCTCATATTTCACCCATGTATTCACAAGACACGTGACCTATATGAACAAGACCACCCCAGCTCCTGACCTGATCCACCTCCAGCTGGAGTCGTGCCAGCTCCCTCTCGAGTCGTTTGTACTCTCTGTCACTCTGCAGGCCACTGAAGGAACACACTTGCTGTCCTAATGTCACCGCTTCCCTTTGCAGCTCATCCAGGCGCACCAGGGTGGGGTGGGGCCCAGGGTATGGACCCTGAGGGCCCATGTATGCCTGGAATGGCCCTGCCATGTACTGGGTCTGtggttgctgttgctgttggtTGCCATGATCCATTGTCCTCTTCCCACCATCAAAGGGCTTCCCAAACAGgctgagagagaaagcaagagagagggcgagagagttagagacagtgagagagagagagagagagagagagagagagagagtgggtgtgtgtaggagaaaaatgaagagagagataaCGAAGGAAGAAAACAACAGGGAATGAAACGGAGCAAGACATTTGTAGAGCAAGAGAAAACCATTATGTGGAAATTCTGGagtaaaaaatctgaaaattctGATGGTAATGATTCACGTTTGTTCAAAAAACATCTACTAGAGACAAACCATAAAAGCAAACATTAATTAACTCTTAGTCTCCAGCAACAAACACCCACAACATAGATGCCAGGTTCTGATGTTTCTGGATGAACAGTGTCAGCTCAGCCTCTTTTCTTACATCCAGGTCCTCCAACCATCGGGACCAGTCATGAAAGAATAAAGCAAACAAATTTACTGAAACATCTTGAATACTGACAAGGTCCCACAAGCCGTGGTAGTTTACCCACTCTTGTGTAATTAAAGGGCCTTTGGGAACGTAACATGTTGACAAGAGCTGCAACCAAACCGGGagtaataattacaaaatgaagAAGGCTCGATATCCATCTTACTTTCACGTGATGGCCCTCTGAGAACCTGACTTTGGccataaatttaattaatggagttaatgtattaatagaGGTAATTTTGTGCGATATCTGACTACAACAGTCTGGTcgtaacagaaaaaaaagcaaatacttgCTTACCTGAGCATAGCCATATCATTCAAAGAAACATTTCCCTTAGGAAGGCATGTTAGCTAGGTGAGGTTTAATTTATTGCCTGAAATTAGTCCACAGTGTGATACTGACAGCATTAGAGCAGTACTACTTACAAGCTCTGCTCCAGAGGGGATATCCAATGAGAAGTAAATGCTCTTAAGAACcagcaaagaaaacacacaagcaagCCTCAGTCCCTGCACTCTCCACAGATTTAAAGAGTGTGGAATGCATTTTATTGGCAGGCGAGAGCCGCTGCTGTTATTCCACAGAGATGCCTGCGACGTCACTGTCGCAGGTCACAGTCTTGGCTGTTAAAGCAACAGAATCTGTTTTCACCACGACTTGAAGAAAGGTTGATATCATGTGTTTAAATTAAGACATTCATTTCACGTGGTTCTGAACTTCTTTCTGAACTTTAGTTCTCCCTTAAGCTTCCCCAACCAGCAATTCTAACAGATATGTTATTACTGTTATGGCCACTGCTATTAAAGTGTCTCTTGCCACTGGAAAGGAGGAATCCTTAACTCTGTTGGTATGAAGATGCTCAATGAAGCGATGAGCCAATCTTTTCTTCCCCAGTGTATAACTGATCACATCTCTTTCAGGAGGATACACTTTCAGTGgaatacaacatttaaaaagaataaataagaaGCTGAAGCTCTTTAGGTGTGCCTGgagcaatacaaaaaaaaatgccatcaATGTAACTGAGACAGCACAGGTACATGGCCTCTAAAGAACCTATTTTTGGGCCTATGCTTGCGCCTCTTATCTGAGAGTAAcaattaaactaaaaaataaagccGGTTAATGTTAACACACATTCTGACAATCTTACAAGATTATCAGTGGGTGGCTTTTTCCAGTTATGCATCAAGGATATGTTTtaaacactattaaaaaaaacaagcagaaagaagtgtgtgttaaagataaatgaatgtataTAGAAAAGTCAAGAGCTGTCATATTGTTCTTTGACAAGTTCAAAGAGTTGTAGAAAATGGGAAGAGACTTTTAGAACTATAGGTACTAAACAATAGCTTGAAAATGTTATCTAGAAACTTGGATATTATTTGCATAGGACAAAAGGAATCAGATGCAATAGAGTAGCATGTAAGGATTATTTGCACTTAGGTTCTGTGCAAAATCAGGAATATGTCCTGCTGAAATTAACTTGTTAATAGGAAGGACTGACTGATGAGTGAGGTCACCATCTATCTGCTTATAACTGCTGGTACTGGTAAGTGAAACAGTATGTCTCTGCTTCTTTCACAGGCACTAAATCCAGCGCTTTCAATTCCCCATGTTGTAGCTGTCCAGGATTATTTGGTAAATCTGTATTTAGAAAAATCAATAAGGTTCGCACTGACACCAGGAAGTGTGGATAGTGCATCTTagacatttgtttttgtgtgacagCCGTCTTAGAAAAGGACCGTAGGGAAAGTAGTCTACTTGTCTTATGTGATTATATAAGCAGATAAAGACAAATCAATTCATGTGGAACAATGTAGCTTATCCCACTGTCATTCACTGCATAACTGACATTGTCCATGATCCAGGATAATTCACACTGACTTAATAACACAGTCTATGTGGGTCATAACCAATTTCACCTCTAAGATCTGTTAAATGGTCTATTAGACATGTTTAGCTCCACAATGTACTTTCATGtagcctttttttaaatctgtacatGTCGGACATGGCCTCCTGCTATTTTGCTTCCGTTTCAACATGAACATGAcatcatgcatttaaaaaaaagggtggcATTCGATAATAAAACTCTGCAGGCTTTTTTCTGAAggtctgaacaaaaaaaatatatgaaatgacAGCATGTGCTGAACACTGTGTGTATGCGTGGGGTCAGGAAGGTTGATCCACCTGCTCTACGGCTATGCTTGCACGCTTCTCTAGCAGAAGATGCTCTGATTATACCCTGGCATGGGTCTGCTACAGGTTTCTGATTCCCTAGTGAGGATGGGCACAGCATGACAGCTTTGGATGATGTGCTAGCTAGGGTGGGGTGAGGCAATCCAAATTCCCCAACCTATTATTATCAGGAGAACACGTATATGTAGGATGATGCACATAAGGTCAACACCCAGGATATTAGTACAGCTCCTTGCTTGATGCATGATCCAGTAGCTGACCAGAATATTGGCACCACGTAAAGCGACCATTATTTATAACAGAAATTCTCACTCACATGTGGACTACGATGCCAAAGGCAGTGCCTATTCCTACACACATGCCTCAGTGGTATTACACCGCCCTGCATTCAGCATGCACGTCTGGGCAGAAAAGACCATTTGCCAGCTCACCGTCAGACAATTAACCGAGAAAGGCAAATGTCACACCACCTTCAGAGACACGCAGGCTATTTCTCACCTTTTCAACATGCCGAAGACGTTCGCACACATTTCTGCGGAGGTCCGTTTCCATAAGCTAGACTGACCAAATATTTAGCGTTGTACTACTTCATTAGCGCGCCGCGGACGCTGCGGCTGGTGCGACTACAAGCGATTTTGGGCAGCTGATTCAGGCTGAGCTGCATCAGTGCCCCGCCTATCACCCGGACGAAACCAACTCACTGAGCAGGAGGGGGGGCGAAGCCAGGTTTTGGTCACTCCAGTAAAACACAATGCCACTAATGAGGGAACATAACCACATAATCTCCACAACTTAGCATTTCATACCAAAATGCTACATacagcaataacacacaccctgtccttaaattttaaaacaaattcagCGAGTGAGTAATGCTGCCATTCCTGAAAAGAGAGTGGGATAACCTCTTCTGTACAGCAGCTAGCTTATCCTGCTGTCAGGCACTTAGCTGTAGAGCTAGTCAGGAAGCTATCTTCTTAACGGGTTGAATAGTCACGGTcgagcatttattttaaataaacaagccATCAATATTGCCGCTTAGGTGTGGGATTTCTTATGATTTTGCCAGCTAGTGTGTTTCCACTTCAAAAACACAGTAATCAGCAGGATGTATATAAGTTACCTTTGACAGCGCAGAACAAAAACTAAAACCAAGCCAAACCAGACCGTGTAGCAATTCAGCAGTTAGTCATTTAATAAATCCTTCATTCAGACTAATATCTAACACTCTACACTTCACCTAGAGCTTTTCTATCAGCTACCCACCTGCATAACCAGCGCACAGCCATCAGCACCTGTGTTGTGTAGTGGACAGCAGCACAGCCTAACTACAGCCCATTACCACCTGTGACCGCTggggacacacactcacacacactcactcacacatacataaacacacacacacacacacatacacactctctcacacacattttcacatacactcacacacagggcTGGTAAACACAGCACACTGTAGGGTTTAACCTCATGAAGAGTTTCCAAAAGGAATAGAGCGGGCTGTTAATCTGCTTCATAAACGCAATAACActaatgtgttattattattactattattattattattattattattattattattattattatcatcattattattattattattattatgtctgcTTAACTTTTTGAGACTTGGCCACTCAGTGGAAGCCTGGTCAGGAAACACCTCTCAACTCTTTTCTCCTCAGTACTCACCCTGTACCCTGATTTGATTGTTTAATAATGATCTTCACATCATGGCTTAATGCAGTGCTTTAGTGTAAAACCATGAAATGTTTTGGTCAACCTTTTCAAACACAACAGGAAGTGGAATAAACCGTTCTCCATAGAAACGGGAGAAACCGGAAGTGCGAAGCTGAGATTTACAGTTTTAAGAAAAGGCATGTAAACAGTTTTcaaattaaatgacattttgttaaGCATTATCATAATACTATAATAGCACAGTAAGGCCTGATTGTGCACACTCTGTTTCATATTTGCACATCTTTCTGTAACCTTATACAATGAAAACCAAAGCGGGATGAAGATTAATATTACAATACACTCCACATACAATTTCCCACCAAAAAGTTTAACATCACTCTCTTAATATTTGAAGATTGCTGCATGTTTATGTGCCCAGTAGGAGATTACTGCTCTGCCCTGTAGTTGGACTTTAATGTAACAAACCTGTTTCAGCTATGTACATTCTTCTgaggatatactgtatatgtatatagagAGACAAAGTCCAAAATGTTTTCCTCTGAACAGCCTGCATGCAAATGTACAAATTTATTGCAgttctgaattaaaaaataattgagCCCACCCTGCTCCAACCCTACACTCCTAAACCCCACAATCAGATCCTTCAGAAGCCTAAACAGGGATTAGAACAGTGCAGTGTTCATGAATAATTTCACAAGAAAGCCTTTCTGTAAATTGCATAATGAACAAATGTAGATATAGTAGTCTCTGTGTATTAATTTTATGTCTGCTCCAAAAGCTTTCAGCTTAATAATTAGCATACAAATTACAAATCGCaaatgacttttattttaaaagcaacCCAAAAAGTAACCACGTGACACGAAGGCGACAAAAGCCAGCTTCGTGGTACATGAGGTGATATATAAGCGCTAGCTTGGTAGCTAGAAGTTTGTGAAGGATGTTAGTTTGGTGGTAATGTGATTTGAAATG
This sequence is a window from Pangasianodon hypophthalmus isolate fPanHyp1 chromosome 3, fPanHyp1.pri, whole genome shotgun sequence. Protein-coding genes within it:
- the bag5 gene encoding BAG family molecular chaperone regulator 5 isoform X2; this translates as MAVRWLCSLFGKPFDGGKRTMDHGNQQQQQPQTQYMAGPFQAYMGPQGPYPGPHPTLVRLDELQREAVTLGQQVCSFSGLQSDREYKRLERELARLQLEVDQVETEGRMELQQARKRAAGEVEGLLRYLEGNATHPSRIAIEELSQEAQRLLLAGVVAPFRQGQAQDAAETGEDLVEAVQDVAMRLAQIKTGGSVPLRKARYRALTRVCAVQDVLEGRVRTHTLALPLSDETHEAVQRINHVMVQVSGARCQLVALLMGLSGRDSCAHLARVLTELLVELDALDVSSNSAVRNYRKQVVEEINGLLKHLDLEGEGDDTRRYDLTQNDSIREIEAIRGRVSVLRGEVLRQGMAGQGAELQSLLTHLDQVDTGRNPCIREARRRAVLEIQAVITYLDLREALGRRNPGPDEPPPHAAVWHVLASLSDLHFQVLGFDGKRADKSYMVLEELLTKQLLALDAVDPQGDQGTKTARKQAVKYAQNILSYLDMKTDEWEY
- the bag5 gene encoding BAG family molecular chaperone regulator 5 isoform X1, with translation MCANVFGMLKSLFGKPFDGGKRTMDHGNQQQQQPQTQYMAGPFQAYMGPQGPYPGPHPTLVRLDELQREAVTLGQQVCSFSGLQSDREYKRLERELARLQLEVDQVETEGRMELQQARKRAAGEVEGLLRYLEGNATHPSRIAIEELSQEAQRLLLAGVVAPFRQGQAQDAAETGEDLVEAVQDVAMRLAQIKTGGSVPLRKARYRALTRVCAVQDVLEGRVRTHTLALPLSDETHEAVQRINHVMVQVSGARCQLVALLMGLSGRDSCAHLARVLTELLVELDALDVSSNSAVRNYRKQVVEEINGLLKHLDLEGEGDDTRRYDLTQNDSIREIEAIRGRVSVLRGEVLRQGMAGQGAELQSLLTHLDQVDTGRNPCIREARRRAVLEIQAVITYLDLREALGRRNPGPDEPPPHAAVWHVLASLSDLHFQVLGFDGKRADKSYMVLEELLTKQLLALDAVDPQGDQGTKTARKQAVKYAQNILSYLDMKTDEWEY